The Malus domestica chromosome 13, GDT2T_hap1 genome includes a window with the following:
- the LOC103453073 gene encoding probable aspartic proteinase GIP2, which translates to MASSSFHCLLFCSLLFHLIFVPSLAKSASFRPKALVLPVTKDSSTLQYLTTLSQRTPLVPIKLTVHLGGPFLWVECEDYISSTYKPARCNSAQCSLANSKSCTTECYSPPSPGCNNNTCGLLPDNPINRTAGGGDLGQDMVSIQSTDGSNPGRLVSVPNLLFTCGSAFLLEGLASGVKGMAGLGRAKIGLPSQFASAFSFRRKFAICLSSSTSSKGVVIFGDGPYNLLPNIDVSKSLIFTPLILNPVSTAGAYFTGEPSSDYFIKVKSIKINEKVVKLNTSLLAIDNEGYGGTKLSTVNPYTVLEKSIYNAVVNAFVKEVANIPRVKAVAPFGACFNSKNIGSTRVGPAVPQIDLVLQSESVYWRIFGANSMVQVSDDVLCLGFVDGGERPRTSIVIGGHQLEDNLVQIDLAASKLGFSSSLLFRQTTCANFNFTSNA; encoded by the coding sequence ATGGCTTCCTCCTCATTTCACTGCCTTCTCTTTTGCTCATTACTCTTCCACTTGATCTTCGTCCCGTCACTAGCCAAATCGGCATCTTTCAGACCAAAAGCCCTTGTCCTTCCAGTAACAAAAGACTCCTCCACCCTCCAATACCTCACCACTTTGAGCCAAAGAACCCCTCTTGTCCCCATAAAACTCACAGTACATCTTGGAGGTCCGTTCCTTTGGGTTGAATGTGAAGATTATATCTCATCCACCTACAAGCCCGCCCGTTGCAACTCCGCGCAATGCTCACTTGCAAACTCCAAGTCTTGTACTACAGAATGCTACTCTCCCCCATCGCCAGGCTGCAACAACAACACATGTGGTCTCTTACCGGACAACCCCATCAACCGCACCGCCGGGGGCGGTGACCTTGGTCAAGACATGGTGTCCATCCAATCCACAGATGGGTCCAATCCTGGTAGGCTGGTCTCTGTCCCCAACCTACTCTTCACTTGTGGTTCTGCATttttgttggaaggtctagccAGTGGTGTCAAGGGCATGGCTGGCCTCGGCCGGGCTAAAATTGGGCTTCCTTCCCAATTCGCTTCCGCTTTTAGCTTCCGTCGAAAATTCGCAATTTGTTTGAGCTCTTCAACGAGTTCTAAAGGTGTTGTGATCTTCGGGGATGGGCCTTATAATCTGCTTCCCAATATTGACGTGTCCAAGTCACTTATTTTCACCCCACTGATCCTCAACCCTGTCAGCACAGCAGGTGCTTATTTCACAGGCGAGCCTTCTTCAGACTACTTCATCAAGGTGAAGTCAATTAAGATCAACGAAAAGGTTGTTAAATTGAATACTTCACTGCTGGCTATTGACAATGAAGGGTATGGTGGCACGAAGCTCAGCACCGTGAATCCTTACACGGTTTTGGAGAAATCAATCTACAATGCCGTGGTCAATGCATTTGTGAAAGAGGTTGCAAACATCCCAAGAGTGAAAGCAGTAGCGCCTTTCGGAGCATGCTTCAATTCGAAGAACATTGGTAGTACGAGGGTTGGGCCTGCTGTGCCTCAAATTGATCTTGTGTTGCAAAGCGAGAGTGTGTACTGGAGGATATTTGGAGCAAATTCAATGGTGCAGGTAAGCGATGATGTGTTGTGTTTAGGGTTTGTGGATGGAGGTGAAAGGCCAAGGACTTCTATTGTGATTGGTGGGCACCAACTGGAGGATAATTTGGTGCAGATTGATTTGGCTGCTTCTAAGCTTGGGTTTAGTTCCTCGCTCTTGTTCAGACAGACAACTTGTGCAAACTTCAACTTCACTTCTAATGCTTAA